The following DNA comes from Cyanobacteria bacterium GSL.Bin1.
TTCTTGGAAGGAGACATCAAAGCTAAGGGAGGCAAATTGTAAGGTTTTCAGCCCCAGTGAAGACTGATCCCGTTGCCAGTGAATCAGGTTATTCAGGGAACGATGGGGCATTGCGACACCTTTCGGTTTGCCTTTTGAGCCAGAAGTGTAGATAATATAGGCTAGGGCATCAGGATTGATTGTAAGGTTGGGATTTTCTTGGGATTGCTTCGCGATCGCGTCCCACTGCGTATCCAGTTCAAGTTGAGAGACTGCTTGCGGTAACTGTTCACTGATGTCTGACTGGGTTAACACCACTTTTGCTTGCGAGTCTTCCAGCATAAACGCCAGCCGATCTTCAGGGTAATTGGGATCGAAGGGAACATAAGCTGCGCCTGCTTTCAACACCGCGAGGACAGCAATGGGAAGAAACGGATTGCGCGCGAGACTAATGCCAACGGCATCATGAGGCTGAATGCCCTGTTGTTGTAAATAATGGGCGAGTTGGTTTGCAGATTGATTAAGACTTTGATAGGTTAACTGCTGTTCCCCTGCAATCAGGGCAATTTGATTGGGCGTTTTTGCTGCTTGTTCCGTAAAGCAATCATGGACACAAGTTTCAGGATAGTTAACGGTGGTTTGATTCCAATGGGCGAACTGCTGTTCTTCCGCTGGCGTGAGAAAGGAGAGACCGGTGATCGGCTGTTCCGGATGAGTCACCAATTGCTGCAACAGTGTCTGTAAATGATTCGCCATTCGCACGATGGTTGCTTCAGCAAAGAGATCGCTGTTATACTCCAACATCCCCACTAGCCCTTCCTCAGGATCTAAGCGCATCAGCAGGCTTAAATCAAATTTTGCAGTCCCACTATCGGCATCTAAGAGGGTTAAGTCTAAGTCGGGAAGGTTGGGTAACACCGGCAAGTCGTGGAAGGCAAACAGCACTTGAAATAGAGGTGGACAACTGAGATCCCGTTCGGGTTGCAGGGCTTCCACGAGTTTTTCAAAGGGAATCTCTTGGTGGGAATATGCGCCTAACGCGGTTTCTCGCACTCGTTGCAACACTTCACGGAAACTGGGATGCTGCGATAAATCGGTTCGGAAGACTAAGGTATTAGTAAAAAAGCCGATTAATTTTTCGATTGCTGAATGATCGCGATTAGCAATAGGAGAACCAACGGCAATATCCGTTTGTTCAGTGTAACGAGAGAGTAAAATTTGCCATCCCGCCAACAGCGCCATAAACAGGGTGGCATTTTCTTGTTGGCTGAGGGTTTGTAGTTGCTGGGTTAACTGCTTAGGAAGGGTTAGCTTCACTTGTCCACCGCGAAAGGTTTGCACCTCTGGTCGCGGATAATCACAGGGTAAATCCAGTGGTGGGGGAAGCGGAGAGAGTTGTTGCTGCCAATACTGGAGTTGGTGGTCAAACTTGGCTTCTTGTTCCCGTTGCCAAACCGCAAAATCAGCATACTGAACGGGTAATTCGGGTAACTCTGTTCCCTGATTCCCGCGCAAACGGTTATACAGTGTCGTTAATTCCTCCAGCATCACGCCCCGTGACCAAGCATCGGAGACAATATGATGCAGAATAAAGAGCAAAATATGGCGCTGCGGGGTTAATCGTAGTAAACTTACCCGCATTAAGGGGGCTTGGGAAAGGTCAAAAGGTTGGCTGGCTGCTTCTGCGATGTGTCTTTGAACTTCTTTTTCCTGTTCTGTTTCTGCTAGCGACTGGAGATCGGTGATGGGAATGGTTAATTCGGAATGGGGATTAATCACCTGTCGCGGTTCCCCTCCCTGCAATTCAAAATGAGTGCGGAGAACTTCATGGCGAGAAATAATCTGTTCAAAGCACTGTTTTAGCAGCGTGATATCTAACTCGCCGTCAATTTGGACTGCGCCAGGGACATTGTAAAAGGCGTTATTCCGTTCCAGTTGATGGAGAAACCATAACCGTTGTTGGGAGAAAGAGAGAGGAAAAGCATTCTTCTCACTGCGCGGTTGTTGGGGAATCGTGTCAGCAGTTTGTTTTTGCTGTTGTAGGCGTTGTAAAAGTTGTTTTTGTTTTTCGGGGGGAAGGGAAGCAATGCGTTGGGCAATTTCGGATTGCGTCATGAGTCCGCCTCCAGTTCAGATAAGAGTTGTTCCATGTCGGTTTGTTTTGCCATTTCTTCGGTGATGAGTTCTGCTAATTCAGCGATGGTGGGGGCTTCAAAGAGATAGCGTAGGGGAATTTCAATGGCAAAGGTATTCCGTAAGCGCGACATCACTTGGGTGGCGAGGAGGGAATGTCCGCCTAAATCGAAAAAGTTGGCGGTGACACTCACGTCTTCTAAGTGCAAGAGTTCGGCAAAAATTTGCGCGATCGCGCTTTCTATGGAATTGCGAGGGGCAATATACTCCTCGGTTTCACTGCTTAAATCAGGTTCCGGTAACGACTGGCGATCCACTTTGCCGCTAGCGGTACGGGGTAAGGCGGAGAGAGGCGTAAACGTGTCAGGAATCATATAATCAGGAACGCGATCGCGCAAGAAAGTCCGAATCTCCTCCCAACTCAAGCCACTGGCAGAAAAATAGGCATCGAGATGCTGCGTCTGATATTCATCCGTTCGCAGGGCGACTACTGCTTCTTCAATTTGGGGATGTTCCCTCAGTCGGGCTTCAATTTCCCCTAACTCAATGCGGAAGCCACGAATTTTAATCTGTTGGTCAACTCGTCCTAAAAATTCCAAAGTGCCATCACGGTGATAGCAAGCCCTGTCGCCAGTTTTGTAGAGACGGGTATTCTCTTGGAAAGGATGCGGAATAAACCGTTCAGAAGTGAGTTCCGCTTGATTATAGTAGCCTCGGGCTAATCCCGCACCACCAATGTAGAGTTCACCGGGAACACCGATGGGAATCGGCTTGAGGTTACGATCCAAAAGATAAATTTCGATATTCGGTAATGGGCGACCGAGGGGAACGGTTTGACCTGGGGTTGCTTCTGTAGTTACGGGATAAGTGAGAACCCCAATCGTACTTTCTGTAGGACCATAATGGTTGAAAATTTGGCAATTGGGCGCAATGTCTTGCACTTGCTTAACTAACTCCCAATTTGCGGTTTCTCCGCCCAGAATTAAACGCTGTTTCGGGAGAACCGCTTCTGCATTTCCGGTGGCTAAGAGAACCGCTAAATGAGAGGGGACAATTTTGAGGCAATCAATGGGATAAGTCTGACAATAGGCAGTAAACGCAGCCGGATCACTCACCTGTTCTTGGGAGAAAATGTGTAAGGTTCCGCCGGTAGCAAGGGCACTAAAGACAGCCGTATTCCCTAAATCGGCTGCGAGGGTAGAAACGGTGGCGTAACTTGCCTCTGCGGGGAGTTGTAACCGTTCTTGGATGCCATCCACATAGTTTAGAATAGCGCGATGTTCGACGGCTACCCCCTTGGGTTTCCCTGTCGAACCGGAAGTAAAGATGACATACGCTAGATGCTGCGGTTGAACCGAAGCAGATGGGTTATGAGTCGGATATTGTGCAACGGTTGACCCGTGGGTATCGAAGCAAAAGGAGGTCACATTCTCAGGTAAGGTATCTTGCCATTGTGATCGCGTTAACACTAGCGCTACAGGCGCATCGTCTAACATTAGAGACAGCCGTTGTTTCGGCATCCCCGGATCCAGGGGAACATAGGCAGCACCGGCTTTGAGAATGCCTAAAAAGCTGATGATTGCCTCTAAAGACCGTTCCAAGCAAATGCCGACTAAGGTTTCTGTGGTCACGCCTTGCTGTTGGAGATAATGGGCGAGTTGATTCGCCCGTTCATTGAGTTGTTGATAGGTTAAGGATTGATCACCAAAGCGTAGCGCGATCGCGCTAGGATTCTTTTCAGCCTGTTGGGTAATCCGTTCATGAAGACACTCTTCCCCACCAAAATCCTGTTGCGTTTGATTCCAGTTCACCAGCAGTTGCTTCAGTTCTTTTTCTCCGACAATGTCGAGATCAGCAATAATGCTTCGCGGTTGGTTGAGGCTACTTTCCAGTAAGGTGACATATTCTTCCCCAAGCCGTTCGATATCCGCCGTCGTAAACTGTTGAGTATTATATTGGAAGCGTAGGGTTAATCCATTGGCTGCGCGATCGCACGCCAGTTGTAATTGCTTCGGATGATCGTCTACTTGTAACTGTTCGAGAGAAAAACGAACACCATCCGCATCCGCTAGGGAGGACCATTCATGAAACGTAAAGCTAACCGTTGGTTCTACATCTGGATTACAATCCCACTCCTCTTGCCAGTCTAAGGCT
Coding sequences within:
- a CDS encoding amino acid adenylation domain-containing protein codes for the protein MTQSEIAQRIASLPPEKQKQLLQRLQQQKQTADTIPQQPRSEKNAFPLSFSQQRLWFLHQLERNNAFYNVPGAVQIDGELDITLLKQCFEQIISRHEVLRTHFELQGGEPRQVINPHSELTIPITDLQSLAETEQEKEVQRHIAEAASQPFDLSQAPLMRVSLLRLTPQRHILLFILHHIVSDAWSRGVMLEELTTLYNRLRGNQGTELPELPVQYADFAVWQREQEAKFDHQLQYWQQQLSPLPPPLDLPCDYPRPEVQTFRGGQVKLTLPKQLTQQLQTLSQQENATLFMALLAGWQILLSRYTEQTDIAVGSPIANRDHSAIEKLIGFFTNTLVFRTDLSQHPSFREVLQRVRETALGAYSHQEIPFEKLVEALQPERDLSCPPLFQVLFAFHDLPVLPNLPDLDLTLLDADSGTAKFDLSLLMRLDPEEGLVGMLEYNSDLFAEATIVRMANHLQTLLQQLVTHPEQPITGLSFLTPAEEQQFAHWNQTTVNYPETCVHDCFTEQAAKTPNQIALIAGEQQLTYQSLNQSANQLAHYLQQQGIQPHDAVGISLARNPFLPIAVLAVLKAGAAYVPFDPNYPEDRLAFMLEDSQAKVVLTQSDISEQLPQAVSQLELDTQWDAIAKQSQENPNLTINPDALAYIIYTSGSKGKPKGVAMPHRSLNNLIHWQRDQSSLGLKTLQFASLSFDVSFQECFATWGSGGTLVMVSDSQRRDPDQLLAIIQEQAIERLFLPFVALSQLAESAQRQGFVPTSLKEVITAGEQLQITPAIRSFFENLPHCQLINQYGPSETHVVTAYPLPKSPETWSPLPPIGRPVGNVQVYLLDENQNRVPLGVTGELYIGGIAPANGYLNRPELTAERFITNPFDHTSRLYKTGDLARYLPDGNLQYLGRKDNQVKVRGFRIELGEIEAILAQHSAITEVAVTVKSNDSGTSRLFAYIVPKTDVTNEELKQFLSQKLFNYSIPSGFVVLDSLPLTPSGKVDRRSLPEPQLERPELATTFTPPSSSLEQQIADIWQYLLQVDKVGIHDNFFDLGGHSLLIVQVRSRLEVLLNREIPLVTLFQYPTIQALVTYLNQQSPHPSHLQATANRAQKRSQLMGQQRQRRRGLPSNRSSP
- a CDS encoding amino acid adenylation domain-containing protein is translated as MQTLEGYQLSFQQKRLWQLQEEGEPLRAQFAVRLQGKLNPEKLKTVIETITQQTDILRTTFQQTAGIKFPLQVIQDTAKIDWEFLNLETKSATEQTQTIEEIWQRQPPDQPLKATLIQFATEQHLLLLKLPRLCADRTTLELLVQAIRDGYGGEAFPDTEEIVQYLQVSEWQQEQLTDADTSYWSQPQFTHPPQLRLPNQTAESGTVVACYSFELNPTLLEKLETDDLEGWLLTAWEVLLWRLTQVSELVINYSSDGRPYEELAETFGALQKWLPLSVSLSGNLGFQEVLEQTQLSRQEALDWQEEWDCNPDVEPTVSFTFHEWSSLADADGVRFSLEQLQVDDHPKQLQLACDRAANGLTLRFQYNTQQFTTADIERLGEEYVTLLESSLNQPRSIIADLDIVGEKELKQLLVNWNQTQQDFGGEECLHERITQQAEKNPSAIALRFGDQSLTYQQLNERANQLAHYLQQQGVTTETLVGICLERSLEAIISFLGILKAGAAYVPLDPGMPKQRLSLMLDDAPVALVLTRSQWQDTLPENVTSFCFDTHGSTVAQYPTHNPSASVQPQHLAYVIFTSGSTGKPKGVAVEHRAILNYVDGIQERLQLPAEASYATVSTLAADLGNTAVFSALATGGTLHIFSQEQVSDPAAFTAYCQTYPIDCLKIVPSHLAVLLATGNAEAVLPKQRLILGGETANWELVKQVQDIAPNCQIFNHYGPTESTIGVLTYPVTTEATPGQTVPLGRPLPNIEIYLLDRNLKPIPIGVPGELYIGGAGLARGYYNQAELTSERFIPHPFQENTRLYKTGDRACYHRDGTLEFLGRVDQQIKIRGFRIELGEIEARLREHPQIEEAVVALRTDEYQTQHLDAYFSASGLSWEEIRTFLRDRVPDYMIPDTFTPLSALPRTASGKVDRQSLPEPDLSSETEEYIAPRNSIESAIAQIFAELLHLEDVSVTANFFDLGGHSLLATQVMSRLRNTFAIEIPLRYLFEAPTIAELAELITEEMAKQTDMEQLLSELEADS